Sequence from the Spartobacteria bacterium genome:
ATCTTCCGCCACCAGTTTTTCATCCTGCTGCACCAGCACTTCAATCTCACTGGCGCGCTGCTTAATGCGATCGATTTCTTCCAGCACCACCAGCAGCTGTTCTTCTACGCGAGCCACTTCCTCCAGCGAAACCTGAATTTCCCGATCCAACACCTTATACTGGTCATTGTTTTTAATCTGGAACTGCTGATCACGGTATTTCTTGATCTTCTCCTTCAGTTCCTCGATGTCGCCTTCCAGCTGGCGCTGTTTCGCAATCCGCAGCTGCTGCTGCTCCATGACAGCGGCCAGACTAGTCTTTCGAGCGGTCACTGTGCCGTTCAGTTCATCCCTCCGTTTAGGGATATCCCGGTTTTCCCGAAGGAGTTTAACCAGTTGTACGTCACACTCTTGCAGTTTGAGAAGTTTTTGAATCAATGTTGCCACTTGTACCTACCTCGTTACCGATAAAAAGAAATAGTAGACCGCATTCATTACGGACTGTCTAGACCTTTTTGCGTGGATCATTGTTTTCATCCATAAGCAGAACCCGGGGCGCATAGGCTGCCAGCTCCGCTTCATTCATCGACGCATAGGTGATAATAACCACCTTGTCGCCGGGTACGCCCAGACGGGCCGCAGGCCCGTTCAGCATGAATGTGCGAGAGCCGCGTTCGGCGGGAATCACGTACGTAACCAGCCGCGTCCCGTTGTTCGCATTCAACACATGACACTGTTCGCCCGGAAGCATGTCCGCCATATCGAGCAGGTCTTCATCAATGGCAATACTGCCTTCGTAATCCAGTTTTAATCCGGTCAGCGTGGCCAGATGGATTTTTGATTTCAACATCGTACGCTGCATGATTAGCCTTTCCTGTCCTGATGTTTTCTGATCACCAAAGACCCTTCCTTAGCACCAATGTGATCACCAATTGCCGGACATTTTACTTTCAGACAATAATAAATATTACCCGATTTCTCTGATAACGTTTCGTAGTTAGCCTGCCCTTTGGAAATAATCACGTCCGCACGGGCAAATAACGCACAAAAAGCTTCCGAACAATCATCCAAAAACGTGCCGGGAATACCCGAACCAGTTTCCACCACATTTACCAGTTCGCACAGACCGCCTTCCCTCGCATCTTCCATGGTGGCATCGTTGAGTGTAGGACGGCTCTTCACTGCAAATGTTACGCGCTCGGGTCCGATCTGTTCGATCAGCAACCGATCCAGCACAATTTCACCCGCATTATCTGCCAAATACAGCACATTCTCCGCTGCATCCAGCGCCGCTGTAAACTCGTCCCATTCCGCGTCCATCGTCTGATCCGATGCACTGCGAATGATTTTCTCAAAATAATGGTAGTCCGGATCCAGCGCCACACCAAAATCAATGATATTCCCGGCAATGGCATACCGACAGGCCCGTTCCAACGGGTGATCCGATGCCAGTACATCGGCCCGTAAGTCATCCAGCATGGCCAGCGCCAATTCTGTGGACTGCTTTTTCAAATGCCGATACGCATCCTTGTCCGATCCTGTCAGCTGGCGCACCGCGCAATGAATCTCATAGGCGATCTCCGGCGGCGTACGGTTCGTATCAATGACAGCCAGCATTGCGAGCACATCTCGCACCAGTTTCTCCTGCATTTCCTCGTCCTGCATAGAAAAAGCAGCAACGTCCAGCGCCTGTTTTACAAAACAGGGGAAACAGCGTAATTGGGATTTCATATCATCCTCCGTAAACAGTTTAATTATTCTTCTTCAGAGGTCGCTTCATTGATCAGTCCTTCAGCACGAAGAGCCTCCCAGCTGATCCCCTGCAAGGACGCACCGCGATCCAGCAGGCGTTTTACAAATTTGCCCAGCACATCCACTTCCAGATTGAAATGACTGCCGACCTTTAAATTACTGAAGGTTGTAAACTCATAGGTAAAGGGAATAATGTGCACAACAAAGGAGGATTCTTTCAGTTCCGCCACAGTCAGGCTCACGCCGTCGATGCCCACCGACCCTTTGTAGACAATACCATCCATCAATTCGGGCGAACAGGTAAATTCAAATTTCCAGTCACGGCCCACGGTCTGAATATCCACACATTCGCCCACGCCATCCACATGACCCACCAGAATATGTCCGCCCATGGTCTGGCCCCAGCGCAATGCGCGTTCCAGATTGATGCGATCGCCCACAGCGCGCTCGCCCAGCGTCGTTTTTTCAAAGGTTTCCCGCAGCACATCGAAATGCAGCACCGCACCTTCTTTGCGTGTTACCGTCAGACAAATACCAGAAACCGCCACACTGTCGCCATCCTGCACCTTATCCGCCCAGTCCGGCACTTCCACGGCGATCTTTCCCCACTTCTCAGCCAGATCATGCACCTTGACCGTACCCGTTGCTTCCACAATTCCTGTAAACATGCACTAACTCCTTATTTTGAAAAGTTCCAATCATTGGAACTTTATTTTTTAAAAGTTCCAATCATTGGAACTTTTTTTCCGGAAACTTCCAATCATTGGAAAAATCAAAATGACCCCGGCACAACCAGTCCGACCCGACGGCGTCCATCGAATCCATGAAAAATCCGGGGCGTTCATTCATTTTCCATCCTGTACCACCCACAGCGGCACATCCATCGCCGCCAATCAGTGTGGGAGCGATAAAATAAAGCAGTTCATTGACGATTTTCTCTCGGATCAGGGCCCCGGCCAAGGTACTGCCGCCTTCGCAAAAAACACAGAGCAAACCGCGCCGACCCAGCTCCGTCATCACGTCCTGCATATCCACATGACCGTTCTTTTCAGGCAGCAAAACCACCTCGGCCCCGGTCTCGCGCAGCGACTGCACATGCGATGGTGAAACGCTGTTCTGTCCGCATATCATGATCGTCTGAGCTGATGCGTCATCGGTCAGCACCTTGGCATCCAGCGGGATACGACCGTGTGTATCGAGCAGTACCCGCCACGTTTCCCGTCCTTCTGCAGGCCGGGGAAGCAGCGAAGGATTGTCCGCAAGAACCGTTCCTGAGCCAACCATTACGGCATCGGCTTCCCGTCGAAACTGCTGAACCACGTCCCTTGCTTCCGGCCCGGTGATCCATTTCGATCGACCATCCGCATCGGCAATGCGCCCATCCAGCGACGCCGCCAGCTTCAATTGTACCAGCGGTTTTCCCGTTAAAATCCATTTGGAAAAGGGCGCAATCAGGGCATTGCAATCCTTTTGCAGAACCCCTGCAGCCACCTCGATCCCTGCCGCACGCAGTACGTCCAGTCCTCGACCTGCATGCTTCGGATTGGGATCGACAGAACCCACAAAAACGCGACGAATTCCATAGCGAATAATCCAGTCGGTGCAGGGCTCCGTGCGACCATGAGTCGAACAAGGTTCCAGTGTCACATAGAGATCACATCCGCGTGCCGCGTCGCCCGCCTTGCGCAGGGCCGCCTTTTCAGCGTGATCCGTGCCGGCTTTACAATGCCATCCATCGGCAACCATCCGTCCCGAGGGATCAACAATCACAGCACCTACCGGAGGATTGGGCCGCGTCAAACCGCAGCCACGACGCGCCTCATTCAGAGCATGCCGCATCCAGTGTTCATCAGGAACCTTTTCCATCACCCATCAGACTTTCCACAAAGGATTTGGCATCAAAAGGCACCAGATCCTCTTTCTGTTCGCCCAGACCAATAAAACGAATGGGCACACCCAATTCGCGTTTGACGGAAAAAACAAAACCGCCCTTGGACGAGCCATCCATTTTCGAAATCACTACCCCCGTCAGCGGGATCATACCATGGAACTGCACGGCCTGACGCAGCGCGTTCTGCCCCAGTGCCGCATCCAGTACAATCCAAGTTTCATGGGGTGCATCGGCATCCACTTTTTTCAGTGCACGATCCATTTTCTGCAACTCTTTCATGAGCGGCTCTTTGGTATGCATCCGACCGGCCGTATCAATGATCAGCATATCCGCCCTGCGGGCTTTTGCCGCCTGCAATGCATCAAAGACCACCGCCGACGCATCGGCACCGGTGGCCCCTGCCACCACATCCACATCCAGTTCTTTTGCCCAGCGTTTCAGCTGTTCCGACCCTGCCGCACGAAAGGTGTCCGCCGCGCATAACAGGGCTTTATGGTCATTTTCTGACGCATGATAC
This genomic interval carries:
- a CDS encoding aspartate 1-decarboxylase, with amino-acid sequence MQRTMLKSKIHLATLTGLKLDYEGSIAIDEDLLDMADMLPGEQCHVLNANNGTRLVTYVIPAERGSRTFMLNGPAARLGVPGDKVVIITYASMNEAELAAYAPRVLLMDENNDPRKKV
- a CDS encoding DUF89 family protein yields the protein MKSQLRCFPCFVKQALDVAAFSMQDEEMQEKLVRDVLAMLAVIDTNRTPPEIAYEIHCAVRQLTGSDKDAYRHLKKQSTELALAMLDDLRADVLASDHPLERACRYAIAGNIIDFGVALDPDYHYFEKIIRSASDQTMDAEWDEFTAALDAAENVLYLADNAGEIVLDRLLIEQIGPERVTFAVKSRPTLNDATMEDAREGGLCELVNVVETGSGIPGTFLDDCSEAFCALFARADVIISKGQANYETLSEKSGNIYYCLKVKCPAIGDHIGAKEGSLVIRKHQDRKG
- a CDS encoding riboflavin synthase produces the protein MFTGIVEATGTVKVHDLAEKWGKIAVEVPDWADKVQDGDSVAVSGICLTVTRKEGAVLHFDVLRETFEKTTLGERAVGDRINLERALRWGQTMGGHILVGHVDGVGECVDIQTVGRDWKFEFTCSPELMDGIVYKGSVGIDGVSLTVAELKESSFVVHIIPFTYEFTTFSNLKVGSHFNLEVDVLGKFVKRLLDRGASLQGISWEALRAEGLINEATSEEE
- the ribD gene encoding bifunctional diaminohydroxyphosphoribosylaminopyrimidine deaminase/5-amino-6-(5-phosphoribosylamino)uracil reductase RibD, translated to MEKVPDEHWMRHALNEARRGCGLTRPNPPVGAVIVDPSGRMVADGWHCKAGTDHAEKAALRKAGDAARGCDLYVTLEPCSTHGRTEPCTDWIIRYGIRRVFVGSVDPNPKHAGRGLDVLRAAGIEVAAGVLQKDCNALIAPFSKWILTGKPLVQLKLAASLDGRIADADGRSKWITGPEARDVVQQFRREADAVMVGSGTVLADNPSLLPRPAEGRETWRVLLDTHGRIPLDAKVLTDDASAQTIMICGQNSVSPSHVQSLRETGAEVVLLPEKNGHVDMQDVMTELGRRGLLCVFCEGGSTLAGALIREKIVNELLYFIAPTLIGGDGCAAVGGTGWKMNERPGFFMDSMDAVGSDWLCRGHFDFSNDWKFPEKKFQ
- the ftsY gene encoding signal recognition particle-docking protein FtsY, with amino-acid sequence MAGWWNALAKTRGSLVGVFGRLFSGRGVDDASLEELEEAMICADISPAIVMEWVKRLRDGKLGDQTPREALMRWMMDELGPGNGFDWSTAAQPAGKVYMMLGVNGSGKTTTSAKMAYHASENDHKALLCAADTFRAAGSEQLKRWAKELDVDVVAGATGADASAVVFDALQAAKARRADMLIIDTAGRMHTKEPLMKELQKMDRALKKVDADAPHETWIVLDAALGQNALRQAVQFHGMIPLTGVVISKMDGSSKGGFVFSVKRELGVPIRFIGLGEQKEDLVPFDAKSFVESLMGDGKGS